The window ATTCGCGTGTGTACACTGGCGTGTGGGACGGCCCCTGCGCCCACCCCGTGCAATGCGTGCGGAGTGGGGCGTGGGTTGTCTCTCGCGTGGACATGCACTCGTCGCCCTGGGGAAGCGGCGCCCGCTTCGACTACGCCTACGCAGGAGCGCGCAGGGACGTGCGGGGGCGGAGCTGGCTCGGCTTCCGGCAGCGGGTGGTGAAGAACAGCGTCACCGGGACGACGGCCACCACCACCTTCGACAACCTCACCACGCTTCAATCCTTCTACCCGAACTCGCACCGACCCGTGGTGGAGACGCTGGTGGCGCCGCTCGGCGATGGGCGCACCCTGACGGTGGAGCGGCGGACGACCTACACACACGCGGTGCGGCAGGGCTCGACGGGAGGCGAGATTCTCGCGCCGTCCCGAACGGAGACGTTAGACCGAGAGTGGGAGGTTCCTCCCACGAGCGGAGGGGCAATCCTGAGGCAGCGCCAGTCGTCCGCCGTGTTCGATACGCTCCACGGCAACCTCCTCTCGTCGGAGACCACTACGGCGGATGGCGAGAGCTCCACCTGGAATGCGACGTACGAGGACGACCCGGGGGCCTGGCTCCTCGGACGGACGGCCCGGGTCTCCGTGACGGCCAGCGCGCCGTCCGGCGGGTACATGACGCGCGTCACCGACTTCGACTACGTGCCGGGAACCGTGCTCCTGAAACATGAGACGGTGGAGCCGACCGTGACAGGGACAGAGGCCAACGACGTCCGCCTCGTCACCACCTACCACCGCCTGCCCAGCGGACAGGTGGAGCGGGTGGACGAGACGGATGCGTTGGGGCGTACCCGCACCACCACGCTCCAACTTGACGACGAGCAACTCCACCCGGTGACGCTCGCCAACCACCTGGGCCACCGGACGGACTTCGCGTACCACCCGGGCCTGGGAGTCCTGGCCCTCACGGAGGATGCGAATGGGCTGCGGACGCAGTGGAAGTACGACGGCTTCGGACGCCTGCGCATCGAGGACACGCCGGGGGGCGACGACCGCTCTCTCAGCTACGGCCAGGACGAAATCGGGCGGATGACGTTGACTCAACAATCCACCGGTGGGCAGGAACTCTTCTCCGTCCATGACTGGGCAGGCCGGGAAATCTACCGGCGCGCCCGCAACTTCGACGGCAGCTTCAGCGCCGTGGGCATGGAATACGACGAACTGGGCCGACTGAAGGTGGCGGCGGTGCCACACTCCCCGGACTCCACCGCGGAGCGTGCCTTGCGCTCCTTCGAGTACGACGGCCTGGGCCGGCTGCGGAAGCTGACCCAGCCGGATGGCTCCACCATCGAGCATACATACCGGCAGCTTGAGCACTGGACGAAGGACGAGAACGGCCACACCCGTTATGTCGTGGAGAGCCAGTCGGGACGCGTTACCCGAAGCGTCGACGTCCTCTCCACGAGCACCTCTCTGGTGACCCAGTATGAGTATGGCCCCTTCGGCGTCCTCTCGGCTGTCGTCGACGCTCACGGCAACCGCGTGTCCATGCAGTTTGACCGGCTTGGCCGCCCGACGGTGCTGGATGACCCCGACCAAGGCCATATAGAGGCCCGGTACAACGCCTTTGGCGAGATTCGCGAGCAGGCGGACGCCGCGAGCGACGTTACGACCTTCCAGTATGACGGGCTGGGACGTATCGTCTCCGAGACGCGCAAGGACGGCGTGAGCCAGTTCATCTGGGACACGGCGGTGGACGCCAGCGGCGTGCCGAATGCGCTCGGGCTGCTGGCACGCGTCACGAATGCGAGAGACCCGGCTACCTCGCTAGACGATGTCTCCACCGCCTACGTGTATGACAGCTTCGGACGGGTCCGTCAGGAGTTCTGGAGCATCGAGGGCCAGGTCTTCGACGTGGAGCGCACCTTCGACGTCGTGGGCCGCCTGGACATGCTGACGTACCCGGCGGCGGGTGGCCCGTCGCGTCTCAAGGTCCGCTATGGCTACACGCCGTCGAACACACTGCGGCACGTGGAGCAGGTGACGCCCTCCGCGAAGGCGCTCTGGACGGTGCAGGCCCGGGACCTGGAGGGCCACGTGTCGTCCGAGCGGTTCGGCAACAACGTGGTGACGGCCCGCCGCTATGACCCGGAGGGGCAGCTGCGCTTCCTCGATGCACAGGGCCCGCAGGGCGCCGTGCAGCGGCTGGCATACGATTACGAGGCCAACGGAAACCTGCGCCAACGGCACGATTTGCTGGCGAAGGTGAGCGAGGGCTTCACTTACGACGCGCTGGAGCGACTGACTGATTGGACTGTGACGCTCAACTGCCGGAGCGCCAGGACCCACTACGACTACGACGCCATCGGCAACATGACGCTCCGGCGCACGGAGGTGGGCGCCACCGTCAGCGAGGTGCGCCCCAGCTACACGGGCGGCGCCCCGCATGCGGTAAAGACGTTCGGAACGACGACGTACGGCTACGACGTGAAGGGCAACCGCCGGACCTCGGTGGATTCGGCCACCGGGCGGAACACGAGCATCGACTACACGTCGTTCAACCTGCCTACGCGAATCACCCGAGGGACGGACACGCTGACCTTCGCGTATGACGCCGCCTACCGCCGAGTCTCGAAGAAGCGCTCGAATGGGGACTCCACCCTCTACGTGGGGGACTTGTACGAGAAGCGCGTCATTGCCGGGCGGACGCAGCACGTTTTCAACGTGCATGCCGGGGGCCGCATCGTGGCGCAGGTGACCTGGGAGCCGAACGGCAGCGGAGGCAACCGCGAGGCAACACGCTACCTGCACGACGACCACCTGGGCTCAGTAGAGAGCATCACCGACGAGACGGGCAAGGTCGTCGAGCGGCGGAAGCATGAGCCCTTTGGGGAGGCGCGCAGCGCGGTGAACCCTGCCCTGCCGAGGCCGGCGGGCGGCTCCGACGTGACGCGCGGGTTCACTTCTCACGAGGAGGACGCCGAGACGGGCCTCATCAACATGAGGGGGCGCATGTACGACCCGAAGACGGCGCGCTTCCTCACGCCGGACCCCATCGTGCAAGCGCCTCTCCTCGGCCAGTCGTACAACCGCTACGCGTACGTGCTCAACAGCCCGCTCAACCACGTGGACCCGTCGGGCTTCTCTGGGCTTGAGCTGCATTCCCGCGGTGGGGTGGTCTTCCACGATGGTGAGAACGCCTTCGGATACGAGGTTATTGACGTCACTGTCACCGAAGCTGACTGGCTGGGTCTGTCCGGGGGCAGCACGAGCTTCACGGGAAGCATTGTCAATAGCATGGTCTCCGATACGCTCGGGAGCATGTATGCCGGGTTTCAGGTGTACTCCGGCATGCTTGCAGCGCAGCGGAGCATGGTGATGGGGCAGCTCGAGGCCTCAGGGAATCCGGCGCTCGCAACCTTGCAGATGGGGCTGACCGTCTACAAAGCTTACGAGGAGGACGGCGTGCTCGGTGCCGTCAACATCTTCAATCCCGTGTTCCAGTCGCTCACTGCCGGCTACATGGCGATGGAAGCCCATGAAAAGGGCGACTACGAGGGTGTGGGTTACAATGGGTTCAACTCTGGATTGGATGCCGCGTCGGCGGTTATGGGTGCTGCGGGTACTGCGAGGTTCGCAACGAGTGGCTCGCTGACTTCCCTGTTCCGCAGAGGCGGACCGCCCGCAGGGCCGAGACAGGAAATCATAAATGCGCTGCGAGATCGAGCCCGGCAGCTTGCTGGATTCGAGGGTGAAGGAATTCCAGTCATCCTCGATGAGAATCTAGACCGCCGGGGTGCTGCTGAAGCGTTGAGGGCGGCTGGATTCAACGTCCGCTCAGTCCAAGAGATTTTTGGTCGCGGCGACATGACAGATCCTGACATCCTTCGTTTGGCCGAGACCATTGATGCGCGCGTGTTGACGGCGGATCGAGGGCGGCAAGCGGACGGCGGCTTCTTTGAACGAGCAATTCAGGTCGATGCTCGCGCAACAGGAAACGCCAGCCTGATTCGATTACTTGAAGATGCTTTCCGCTAACGCTATGTGAAAGGTGAATACAATGGGAGAGAACGACGATAGCAAGCTTGAGCGAGCCCGGCGCCTGGCAGAGTTCCCTGGACGGGAATGGCGTTTGCTGGCGCACAAAGAATCAGGCGACATTGAGGTAAGAAATGAAGGAGTATTCGATGAACTGGTTGTAGACCATTGGCTCCATATTGAGCAACTTGGAGATAGAGAGTGGTGGATGCGTGTAGGCGATGCACGCGTATTGGTTGCTGTGGAAATTGGAGGCGCCGTGCGCATTGATGTGGAACGTGGATTTTACTCGCCGACCGTTGGAACCACGAGCAGTGAATGATCGCGCTCCCTAGAACTCCTTGTCTGTCCCGCCGTGGCTGGCAGCGCAAGGCCTGCGGAGACCACCCGTGCCCACCCTGAATTCAGTCGCTTCGTGATGCATGCGTCAAGGCAGCGGCAGAACGCGCTTTAGGCCGGTGACAACATGCCCCTAACGGGCCATCGGGCTGTCTCTTGTGCTTGGTAGAGGCCGAGTTCAGCCCGAGGCCTTCTTCACGCCGAAGCAGCCAGCCAATCCGGGCGTCCACCAGTTCCTTGGGTGTGTGGGAGGTCCCTCTGGAGCGGACCTGAACACAGGGTTCAGGTCCGCAGGGTTCAGTCAACCGCAGCCCCGAATAAGCGCAGGTACCAACGGCGCGGATGACAACTGCAATTGGGACCGTGCACGACAGGTCCTCCTGACATTCTATCGCGATGGAGCTGGCGACAACCATGGTGCGGGAGCAGCCCTGGCAGTGGCTGTAGCGTCCCTTCCGGCCAATCTGGCATCAACCAGCACTGCAATGACGGCAACGCCTCAGTGAAGCCTGGCGCGGTGAAGGCATGCGGAGCCGACGCGTGTGCCATGAGCGTTCTTGCCTGCGTCAATGGGGCGAAACAGAGCGTCAGAGATTCGAGAGACCGCATGCAAATGACCGCTATCAAATGTCAGAGGGGGCCTATCGTGCCGCTTGTGGAACCCGGCCAAAGCCAACGCGGTAGAGTGGAGGGACGAAAATGGGTGCATGGGGCTCAGGAAATTTCGAGAACGACGCGGTTTTGGACTGGGTTTCCACTCTGAAAGGATGGCAATCCGTCAAGGCAGTGTTGGAGTACGTGGCGCGTGCCTCTCGGGATGCGTATTTAAGCGCAAATGTTTGCTGCACTTCGCTCGGGGCAGCTGAAATCGTCGCCGCGTGCATTGGGCAGCCCAGCGTGGAGAGCCCCGAAGCGGTGAAGTCCTGGGTCGCTGCGAATCGGAATGGATGCAGCGACGAGCTGCGGTCGCTTGCCACAACTGCCACACGTAGAATTGAAGCAGAGTCCGAACTCCAAGAACTGTTCGACGAGGGGGCGAGAAACGAGGAGTGGCATGCCGTGGTGTCGGACTTGCTGCGCAGGCTCTCTTCTGCGTGAGCATTGCAGGCGCTTGCGGCGAGGGCGTGTTCGTGTCTCGGCTGTGACGGCAACGGGAGCCAACGCGTGATTGGTTGTACGCTTGAGCCAAGCCTGATGCGTTCTCGCGAGGTCGGACTTGAAGAAGGGCCGTCATGTCGCGGGGTTATGCGCGAGAGGGCGTGACCGGGTTCGCACACGCCTCGGCAGGTCCCCAGCGGTTCGCTTCCCTGGTTGGTGGGGCAGGCCAGGACGGACAAGGACCAGGGCAAGCCCGGCGCGCTCACCGCGAGGAGCGGGCAGGCGCAGACAGGGCTCTAGGGGCTCTAAATGTCATACCCATCGATCAAGGTCGCTGCTCAGTGCTCTCGCTGTGGTTCTCCCGGGCAAGAGACCTGCGTGGTGTCGGCAAGCTCGGGGGAGGTCCGCTTTTCAATCTCGTTCAGGTGTGGCGTGTGCGCTCATGCATTCGAGGCTGGGCTGATGACAAGGGCGTACTGGATGACATGAGAGGGCTGTTCTATCAGGCGAATGGCTGTTGGAGATTGATGGTTCTTGGGCTGGGGCCCGACAAGGCCGAAGCAATGCGCGGACTGCGCGCGCGACTCGGCCTGAGCATTGCGGAACTGGGAGACCTGCTACGCAGAGCCCCTGCCGAGGTGGCACAAGGAACAAGAGTAGAGATCGATGCTCTTGGAGATGCCCTCGCGCCACTGGTGTCGTCGCAAAGATCGAACGCTGCTAGCGGGCTCGCGCTGTAGTGAGCCGACCTACGTGCTCGACTCCGGCCGCGGCATCACCGTGCCGCCATACTGCGTGGCCGCCAGCGTGCCGCACGCCGCGCCAATCTCCTTGCCGCCCGAGTACCGCCGCGCCACCGGTGACTTCAAGATCTGCAAGTAGTCCCGGAACGCGCTCAGCTCCTCGGGCGTGGGCGGCAGGTACTTCCCCGTGGGGTCCGTCACGTCGATGAGGTCCACCTTGATGGGGATGCCCTCGAACGCCGTCTTCAGCGCCTCCGCATCCTCGCGCCCCAGGTTGAAGCCGCTGATGGCCACGTAGGCAATCATCGCCCGCTCGCGCCGCACGGTGCTGTACTCGCGGATGGCCTCAATCAGCTCCGGCAGCGGGTGCGTCTTCTCAATCGGCAGCACCTGCGCCCGCTTCTCCGCAATCGCGCTCGTCACGGAGAAGGCCAGCCGGTACGGGTGCCCCTCGCGCGTGTAGCGGCGAATCGCCGGCACGTGGCCCGCCGTGGAGAACGTAATCGCGTCACCGGCAATGGAGAGCCCCGCCGGGTGGCGCAGGATGTCCGCCGCGCGCAGCGTCTCCTTGTAGTTGAGCAGCGGCTCGCCCATGCCCATGAAGACGACGCCGCGCACCGGCCGGTCCGCCTCCGCGCGCACCTGCAGCACCTGGTCCAGGATCTCCCAGGTGTGGAGGTTGCGCTTGAAGCCCAGCTTCCCCGTCATGCAGAAGTCGCACGCCAGCGCGCAGCCCACCTGGCTGGACACGCAGATGACGTACTTCTCCTCGAAGATGGGGATGCGCACCGCCTCCACCCGCCCTCCCAGCGGCGAGTCGAAGAGGTACTTCACGAAGCCGTCGTCCGCCCGGCGCCGCTCCACCACCTCCAGCCGGGGCAGCTCCGCATGCGCCTTCAGGTGGTCCGCGACGCGGCGTGGCACCTGCCGCGCGCCCGCCACCTCCTCCACGGACTGCGCACCGTGGGCAAAGACGGCCGCGAACACCTTGCGCACGGCGGTGGGGGACGGGGTGAGCGGGGCGAGCGCCGCCTCCAGCTCCGGGAGCGACAGTTGCTTCAGGTTCACGACGCCGACTTGATCTTGGAGCGCAGGAACTCCTTCAGCTTCGAGGAGACCTCCTCCGGCATCCGCGCGGCCAGGGCCTTCTTGCACAGCCCCGACGTGGCCCGGTACGTGCGCAAAAACTCCTCGCAGGGGCTGCACCCCGTCAGGTGCTCCTTGAGGTGACGCGCCTCCTCGTCGGACATCTGGCCGTCGAGGTACTCCAGCAGGAGGTTGATTGAGTCTTTACACGTGTACATCCGAACCTCGGCTGGCAGCGGCGCGCCCTCGTCCCTGATCTCGAAGATGCCGAGCCCCCCGTCGCGTTTCACATCCCGCGACTGTCCCGGTTGTAGAAATCATCGATGGCTTCACGGAGCGCGAGCCGGGCACGATGCAGGCGGCTCTTGATGGCGGGGATGGAGTCCCCCGTCACCTCTGAAATCTGTTCGTAACTGAGGCCGTCCACGTCTTTCAAGAGGAAGACTTCCCGGTAACCCTGCGGAAGCAGGTCGGTTGCCTGCTGGATGGCCGTGCCCAGCTCGGCGTCCAGGGCCTTCTCCTCGGCGTCCCGGCTCCAGTCCGTGACGGGGTAGTCAGCCAGCGTACCCCGCTCGGTGAACTCCGGGCCGGTGAGCTCCTGCTCGGCCGCCTGGGCCACCCGGCGGTGCCGCAGGCGCATGAGCGCATGGTTGGCGGCGATGCGGTGCACCCAGGAGCCGAAGGCGGCGTCCCCCCGGAAGTCCCGGAGGTGTTGATAGGCCGACAGAAAGGTGTCCTGGGTGATTTCGGCCGCGTCCGCGTCGGAGCGCGTCATCCGGAGGGCCAGGCCGTACACCTTGTCCCGGTGCGCATCCACCAGGGCCTCGAAGGCGGCGACCTCCCCATCCTGTGCGCGAGCGAGGAGCTGGCGATCCTCTTCCCTGGCGACCTCGTCGGACATGGCGGGGCGCACCCAACCAGCCAGAAGGCCATCCGTCAAGGCTGGTTACGAGCCCCCTTGGACGGCGCCCGACTGACGTGTCGACTATCCCGGACCCACAGCCGGAAGGGTTCTGCCGCCCACGCCCCGGCGTAGTCCACGCCGATGCGGGGCCCCCGCGCCACCTGGGACTCGGGGACGGGCGCTCCCGGCAGCAGGTGCAGCCCCGGGGCGCAGAGGTCCGCCCGGTTGTGCCCCCGGCCAATGCCCAGGGCCTTGCACAGCCGCCCGGGCCCGTCCGTGCGCTCCCCCGGCGCCAGCCCCTCCACCGGCTCCACCGCCCGGATGAGCACCGCGGCGCCCACCCCCTCCTGGTCCGTCACCACGTTGAAGCAGTGGTGCATCCCATAGATGAGGTAGATGTAGGCGCGCCCCGCGGGCCCGAACATGACCTCCGTCCGGGGCGTCACCCCCTTGGAGGCATGGCAGGCCAGGTCGTGCTCCCCGATATAGGCCTCGGTCTCGACGATGCGGCCCACGCGCCGCTGCCCCCCTGCTTCCACCACGAGCAGGGTGCCGAGCAGCTCGCGGGCCACCACCAGGGCGGGACGCTCATAGAAGGATACCGGCAACCAGTTCACCCGGGAATTGTACTGTCAGACACCCACGCGTGCCGCCGCGCCGCCATTCGTCAGGCAGCGGAGCGCCCGTTGCAATCGGCGTGTCGGAGGAGTTCACACCGGCGCGGGGCTGGGGCAGATTGCGACGCACCATGTCCACACCCGGCCGGCTCTCCGGTCTCCTGCTTCCGCTCTTCTCGCTGCGCTCCCAGACGGACTTCGGCATTGGCGACTTCGGCGCCCTCGACGGCCTGTTCACCTGGATGAAGGCCGCGCGCCAGCGCCTGCTGATGGTGCTGCCGCTGCTGCCCACGGCGCCGGGAGACCCGAGCCCCTACTCCACCCGCTCGGCCTTCGGCCTCAACCCGCTCTTCATCGACCTGCAGCAGCTGCCGGAGTTCACCGCCTCCGGAGGCGAGGCCGCCCTCTCCGAGGCGCAGCGCCGGCAGCTCGGCGAGGCCCGCGCCGCCCCGCGCGTGCGCTACGACCTGGTGTTCCCGCTCAAGGACGCCGCCTTCGCGCGCGCCTTCGACACCTTCGAGCAGCAGCACTGGGCCGCGAAGACGGACCGCGCGAAGGCCTTCAGCCAGTGGCGGGACGCCCAGGGCGAGTGGCTGGAGAGCTACGCCCTCTTCACCGCCATCAGCGAGCAGGAGGACCGCCGCGCCTGGTGGGAGTGGCCCGAGGGGCTGCGCACCCGCCAGCCCGAGCCCCTGGCCGCCAAGTCCAAGGAGCTGGAGCGCCGCGTGCGCTACCACGCGTGGCTCCAGTGGGTGGCCGAGCAGCAGTGGGACGCGGCGCGTGAGCAGGCCAAGGCGAAGAGTGTCCTGCTGTGCGGCGACGAGCCCTTCATCATCGGCCAGGACAGCGCGGACTGCTGGGCCCACCCGGACATCCTCCGGCGCGACGCGCGCCTGGGCGTGCCCCCGGACGACTTCTCCGCCACCGGCCAGGACTGGGGCCTGCCCTACTTCGACTTCGCCGCCATGGAGAAGGACGACTACGCGTGGCTGAAGAAGCGCGCGAAGAAGGCGGCCAGCTACTATGACTTGCGCCGCGTGGACCACGCGGTGGGCTACTTCCGCCAGTGGATTCGCGACGAGCAGACGCCCACCGGGCGCTTTGTCCCGCCGGACGAGGAGAGCCACAAGCGCCTGGGCGAGAAGCACTTCCGCCTGCTGTCGGAGGGCGCCGGCATCGTCGCCGAGGACCTGGGCGTGATTCCGCCCTTCGTGCGCCGCATCCTCGCGGACCTGAAGCTGCCCGGCTACCGGGTGATGCGCTGGGAGCGCGACGACAACACCTACCGCGACCCGCACCAGTTCCCCGCCGTGTCGCTCGTCACCACGGGCACCCATGACACGGACACCGTGGCCGAGTGGTGGGAGGGCGCCCGCGACGACGAGCGCCAGGCGGCCGCCCGCGCCTGGCCGGAGATGAACGGCGTGCCCGTCACGCGCGAGTTCACCCCGGAGGTGCACCGGGCCATGCTGGCCTCGTCGCTCAACTCCGGCAGTGATTTGTGCGTGCTGCCCTGGCAGGACATCCTCGGCACCCGGGACCGCATCAACCTGCCCGGCTCCATGAGCGACTCGAACTGGGCGTACCGCATCGCCCAGAACGCGAACGAGCTGCTCACCGACGAGCAGACGCGCGACGCCGCCAACCGGCTGGCCTGGCTCACCGCCTCCGCGCGGCGCTGACGCCTCCCCTGCCCCGCGCCGGGGGCGCCAGGTCCGGGGGCCCCCTGTCTGGAGGCCCCTACCGGAGCGCTGGGTGCGCCGTCAGTCGATGCACTTCACCTGGCCGGGGAAGCCGTCGAACACGGCGCAGATGCGGCCTTCCTTGGCGCAGTCCAGCCGGTCGCAGATGGTGTCGGGGACGCAGAGGGCCGGCGAGCGGCCGAAGTCGAAGAACAGCTCCGCGCAGAACTCCAGCGGGTTCTCGCAGCCGAAGCTGCCGCAGTAATCCGAGCCCTCGAGGGTCTCCCCCTCCTTGAGGACCACGGCCTCGTCTTCATCCACGCCGCACGCGGAGCCGAGCACCGCCAGCGCAGAGAACAGCACGACTCTCATTCGCCAGGACAGGGACATAGGGGCCCAATCTGGCGCACCTCGGCCCGGCTTGCACGTCCAGGTATCTTCCCGGAGGGGACCGGGGCGGAACACCGGACACTGTTGACAGTCTACAGGTCGCGGAATGCGACACTGCCGCGTCTTTCTCCTGGCAAGGAGCGAGTCAGCCGCCGGCCTTCCGGCTATGAACGCCCCGTGGCCGCCGCCCTTCTCCGAACCCTCCGCCTTGCCACCGTCGCCGCGCTCCTGCTGGCCACTGCCTGCGCCACCACGCAGGAGCGGCCTGCCGGCCCCAAGGTCAACGACCTCGAAATCCGGGGCACGGACCAGGTCGACGAGGGCGACATCAAGGAGCGCATCCTCACCTCGGAGTCGCCCTGGTGGGGCTTCTGGCCCTTTGGCGGGCCGCGCTACTTCGACGCCAACGCCTGGCAGGCCGACCTGCGCCGCATCCAGCGCTACTACCAGGCCCAGGGCTACTACGACGCGGCGGTCGTCGCCGCCGAGGTGAAGCCGGAGGGCGACGACGCGGTCGCCATCTCCGTGGAGGTGAAGGAGGGCGAGCCCACCCGCATCGGCGAAATCAAGGACACCGGGCTCAAGGAGGCGCTCCCGCCGGAGTTCGCGAAGGAGCACTACGCGCGGGTGATGGAGAAGCTGCCCCTCAAGGAGGGCGACATCTTCGAGGAAGCCGCCTGGGAGGAGACGAAGACCCTGGTCCTGGAGCGGCTGCGCGAGCTGGGCTACGCCGAGGCGGAGGTGGGCGGCGAGGTGCAGGTGGACCTGGCCAAGGACAAGGACACGGCGGCCACCGTGGAACTGCGCGTCCAGCCGGGCAAGCGCTACCGGTTCGGCAACACCTTCGTGGCCACGGACGCCAACCCCCAGGTGCCGCCGCGCCGCATCATCGAGCAGGTGCAGGGCGCGCTGAGCAAGGGGGACTGGTACAGCGAGACGAAGCTGGCGGAGGCCCAGGCGCGCGTCTTCCGGATGGGGGTGTTCGGCGCGGTGAAGGTGAACCGCGGGGCGCCGGACCGGGAGTCCGGCACGGTGCCGGTGGTGGTGGACGTGCGCGAGTCGCCCTTCCGCTCGGTGCGGCTGGGCGGCGGTGTGGGCGTGGACGCCGCCCGCCAGGAGGTGCGCGTGCTGGGCGAGTGGACCCACCGCAACTTCCGCGGCGGCCTGCGCCGGCTCACCGTACGGGGGCGCGTGGGCTACGCCTTCATCCCCAACGTCCTGGACATCAAGGACAGCGGCCCCGTCTTCGAGGTGACGACGGAGTTCGAGCAGCCGCGCTTCCTCTTCCGGGACCTGCGCCTGCAGACGTCGATTACCGCGGAGCGCGGCCTGGAGCAGGCGTACGGCTTCCTCGGCGGGCGGGCGCTGGCGGGCGTCATCTGGCAGCCCCACCCCAGCTTCTCCGTCTTCCCCTCCTACAACCTCCAGCTCTACCGGCTCACCGGGCAGG of the Pyxidicoccus xibeiensis genome contains:
- a CDS encoding DUF4259 domain-containing protein; this translates as MGAWGSGNFENDAVLDWVSTLKGWQSVKAVLEYVARASRDAYLSANVCCTSLGAAEIVAACIGQPSVESPEAVKSWVAANRNGCSDELRSLATTATRRIEAESELQELFDEGARNEEWHAVVSDLLRRLSSA
- a CDS encoding DNA-3-methyladenine glycosylase; translated protein: MNWLPVSFYERPALVVARELLGTLLVVEAGGQRRVGRIVETEAYIGEHDLACHASKGVTPRTEVMFGPAGRAYIYLIYGMHHCFNVVTDQEGVGAAVLIRAVEPVEGLAPGERTDGPGRLCKALGIGRGHNRADLCAPGLHLLPGAPVPESQVARGPRIGVDYAGAWAAEPFRLWVRDSRHVSRAPSKGARNQP
- a CDS encoding RHS repeat-associated core domain-containing protein, with translation MSYGTLEDATQSRLEGRRVNVEPYDWNDPSANNNYDGHARLAWGLSEVADRSGNRMVVYYGVSEDVADGYAYEQWPLQIRYTFGPKGSALAEARRAVSFHYQSRSDTSFSFVSGLKLKNSRRLYRVEMSAPPSGLLRSYNLLYRDDSISRRSLLHEVRECDGAEVCKRPTVFDWELGDRVFTRHETDFAEGVRAGSLRVLDVNGDGLDDVLYLAADASRWYYRLSRASPTRAPDKPLFSERIAVDLPAGDYSGAGVTYVMETTDLNLDGRSDIVLVRYTEYVPSQVIHGATFPAQKKYVMTVHLSSGTSFVATGSPRETRDFEPFQIPALKLADLDGDVRPEIVFSWGADQSWYYLRFDGTTLADSDFLPTASGRLAMMAGDIDGDGTVELLSRAGAPGSASVWYHGYGLTPDGQQKSWNIALLSAQYLGKVEWFADLNGDGLSDHVLTGRAGGDCIVTLNTGRGFIEAGLRVMPSDFGFPSSVVIGMRTDPGVRVFDFDADGHHDFLFGLGSNSSRATMAMLLARGTSFEAQVPVDETGTPLPTSPTVQLIDANGDGRADILGTDTSGHLRVFLRRGSRPDVLKHVRDGLNYQSSLSYAPLSDSRVYTGVWDGPCAHPVQCVRSGAWVVSRVDMHSSPWGSGARFDYAYAGARRDVRGRSWLGFRQRVVKNSVTGTTATTTFDNLTTLQSFYPNSHRPVVETLVAPLGDGRTLTVERRTTYTHAVRQGSTGGEILAPSRTETLDREWEVPPTSGGAILRQRQSSAVFDTLHGNLLSSETTTADGESSTWNATYEDDPGAWLLGRTARVSVTASAPSGGYMTRVTDFDYVPGTVLLKHETVEPTVTGTEANDVRLVTTYHRLPSGQVERVDETDALGRTRTTTLQLDDEQLHPVTLANHLGHRTDFAYHPGLGVLALTEDANGLRTQWKYDGFGRLRIEDTPGGDDRSLSYGQDEIGRMTLTQQSTGGQELFSVHDWAGREIYRRARNFDGSFSAVGMEYDELGRLKVAAVPHSPDSTAERALRSFEYDGLGRLRKLTQPDGSTIEHTYRQLEHWTKDENGHTRYVVESQSGRVTRSVDVLSTSTSLVTQYEYGPFGVLSAVVDAHGNRVSMQFDRLGRPTVLDDPDQGHIEARYNAFGEIREQADAASDVTTFQYDGLGRIVSETRKDGVSQFIWDTAVDASGVPNALGLLARVTNARDPATSLDDVSTAYVYDSFGRVRQEFWSIEGQVFDVERTFDVVGRLDMLTYPAAGGPSRLKVRYGYTPSNTLRHVEQVTPSAKALWTVQARDLEGHVSSERFGNNVVTARRYDPEGQLRFLDAQGPQGAVQRLAYDYEANGNLRQRHDLLAKVSEGFTYDALERLTDWTVTLNCRSARTHYDYDAIGNMTLRRTEVGATVSEVRPSYTGGAPHAVKTFGTTTYGYDVKGNRRTSVDSATGRNTSIDYTSFNLPTRITRGTDTLTFAYDAAYRRVSKKRSNGDSTLYVGDLYEKRVIAGRTQHVFNVHAGGRIVAQVTWEPNGSGGNREATRYLHDDHLGSVESITDETGKVVERRKHEPFGEARSAVNPALPRPAGGSDVTRGFTSHEEDAETGLINMRGRMYDPKTARFLTPDPIVQAPLLGQSYNRYAYVLNSPLNHVDPSGFSGLELHSRGGVVFHDGENAFGYEVIDVTVTEADWLGLSGGSTSFTGSIVNSMVSDTLGSMYAGFQVYSGMLAAQRSMVMGQLEASGNPALATLQMGLTVYKAYEEDGVLGAVNIFNPVFQSLTAGYMAMEAHEKGDYEGVGYNGFNSGLDAASAVMGAAGTARFATSGSLTSLFRRGGPPAGPRQEIINALRDRARQLAGFEGEGIPVILDENLDRRGAAEALRAAGFNVRSVQEIFGRGDMTDPDILRLAETIDARVLTADRGRQADGGFFERAIQVDARATGNASLIRLLEDAFR
- a CDS encoding RNA polymerase sigma factor; this translates as MSDEVAREEDRQLLARAQDGEVAAFEALVDAHRDKVYGLALRMTRSDADAAEITQDTFLSAYQHLRDFRGDAAFGSWVHRIAANHALMRLRHRRVAQAAEQELTGPEFTERGTLADYPVTDWSRDAEEKALDAELGTAIQQATDLLPQGYREVFLLKDVDGLSYEQISEVTGDSIPAIKSRLHRARLALREAIDDFYNRDSRGM
- a CDS encoding radical SAM protein produces the protein MNLKQLSLPELEAALAPLTPSPTAVRKVFAAVFAHGAQSVEEVAGARQVPRRVADHLKAHAELPRLEVVERRRADDGFVKYLFDSPLGGRVEAVRIPIFEEKYVICVSSQVGCALACDFCMTGKLGFKRNLHTWEILDQVLQVRAEADRPVRGVVFMGMGEPLLNYKETLRAADILRHPAGLSIAGDAITFSTAGHVPAIRRYTREGHPYRLAFSVTSAIAEKRAQVLPIEKTHPLPELIEAIREYSTVRRERAMIAYVAISGFNLGREDAEALKTAFEGIPIKVDLIDVTDPTGKYLPPTPEELSAFRDYLQILKSPVARRYSGGKEIGAACGTLAATQYGGTVMPRPESST
- a CDS encoding anti-sigma factor family protein translates to MKRDGGLGIFEIRDEGAPLPAEVRMYTCKDSINLLLEYLDGQMSDEEARHLKEHLTGCSPCEEFLRTYRATSGLCKKALAARMPEEVSSKLKEFLRSKIKSAS